One genomic window of Bradyrhizobium sp. CCGE-LA001 includes the following:
- the yajC gene encoding preprotein translocase subunit YajC produces MLITPAYAQAAAAGDTNSMLMSLLPFALIFVIMYFLILRPQQKKVRDHADLVKNIRRGDTVVTSGGLVGKVTKVVDDDQIEFEISDGVRVRQMRQMISGVRAKGEPAKESKDSKENTKDDAASK; encoded by the coding sequence ATGCTGATTACCCCTGCGTATGCCCAGGCTGCGGCCGCCGGCGACACCAACAGCATGTTGATGTCGCTGCTGCCGTTCGCCCTGATCTTCGTGATCATGTACTTCCTGATTCTGCGTCCGCAGCAGAAGAAGGTCCGCGATCACGCCGACCTCGTGAAGAACATCCGCCGCGGCGACACCGTCGTGACCTCGGGCGGCCTCGTCGGCAAGGTCACCAAGGTCGTCGACGACGATCAGATCGAGTTCGAGATTTCCGACGGCGTGCGCGTGCGGCAGATGCGCCAGATGATCTCCGGCGTGCGCGCCAAGGGCGAGCCGGCCAAGGAATCCAAGGATAGCAAGGAAAACACCAAGGACGACGCCGCGTCGAAGTGA
- a CDS encoding phytoene/squalene synthase family protein, which produces MSSTAQAPDSAAFCADLVRSHDFPRYVATLFVPAAERRALLALYAFNVEIVRVRDQVSQPLPGEIRLQWWTDMLSGQVHGSAEGNPVAAELLRAIRDYDLPVEPLSLLADEHQFDLYNDPMPTMAALEGYLAATSSALFGLAAQVLAPPSAAVEHLARHAGLAQGIVQVIANLPRDAAHRQLFVPQQVLANHDCNMEDVFVGKETPAVRAALEQLAAEAQQHLTTALSLLPDVPPSMRPAFLPLSQVRAELKRLSRAGRNPFALLPASRLRTLWTLWRASRSREFTK; this is translated from the coding sequence ATGAGCAGCACCGCGCAGGCGCCCGACTCGGCTGCTTTCTGCGCCGATCTGGTGCGCAGCCACGACTTCCCGCGCTATGTCGCGACACTGTTCGTGCCTGCCGCCGAGCGCCGCGCGCTACTGGCGCTCTATGCCTTCAATGTCGAGATCGTGCGCGTCCGCGACCAGGTGAGCCAGCCCTTGCCCGGCGAGATTCGCCTGCAATGGTGGACCGACATGCTGTCGGGGCAGGTTCACGGCAGCGCCGAGGGCAATCCGGTCGCGGCCGAGCTGCTTCGCGCCATCCGCGATTATGACCTGCCGGTCGAACCGCTGTCGCTGCTCGCCGACGAGCACCAGTTCGATCTCTACAACGATCCGATGCCGACCATGGCGGCGCTGGAGGGCTATCTGGCTGCGACTTCTTCGGCGCTGTTCGGTCTCGCGGCACAGGTCCTGGCACCGCCATCGGCAGCAGTCGAGCATCTCGCCCGCCATGCCGGACTGGCGCAGGGCATCGTTCAGGTCATCGCCAATCTGCCGCGCGATGCCGCGCACCGGCAATTGTTCGTGCCGCAGCAGGTGCTGGCGAACCACGACTGCAACATGGAGGATGTGTTCGTCGGCAAGGAGACGCCAGCCGTGCGTGCGGCGCTGGAACAGCTTGCGGCTGAGGCACAGCAGCATTTGACGACGGCGCTGTCGCTGCTGCCGGACGTGCCGCCCTCAATGCGCCCCGCGTTCCTGCCGCTGAGCCAGGTGCGGGCCGAACTCAAGCGCCTGTCGCGGGCGGGGCGCAATCCGTTTGCGCTGCTGCCGGCCTCGCGGCTGCGCACGCTGTGGACCCTTTGGCGGGCTTCACGTTCCCGGGAATTTACCAAATAG
- a CDS encoding aminotransferase class V-fold PLP-dependent enzyme: MIDIDRMRADTPAASRLAYLHNAGAALMPAPVVAAMKGHIDLESEIGGYAAADHESDRLEAIYGSVARLLNAAPEEIALVENATVAWQMAFYSLPFREGDRILTAEAEYAANYVAFLQVAQRTGAVIDVVPSDATGELDVGALERMIDERVKLIAITWVPTNGGLVNPAAAVGRIARAHGIPYLLDACQAVGQMAVDVETIGCDMLSATGRKFLRGPRGTGFLYVRRALLQQLEPPMIDHFAAPWVSRDSYQLRDDARRFETWENNYAARLGLGAAVDYALDIGMASIEQRCRGLAERLRTGLAAIPGITIRDLGRRPGAIVSFTVDGHEADTIVSSAAAAGITIGASDPESTRIDAETRSLPPLVRASPHYYNTEAEIDRLIDHLASVARR, from the coding sequence GCGGCGATGAAGGGACATATCGATCTCGAGAGCGAGATCGGCGGCTATGCCGCTGCCGATCACGAGTCCGATCGGCTCGAAGCAATTTACGGTTCAGTGGCCCGGCTCCTGAACGCCGCGCCCGAAGAGATTGCCCTGGTGGAGAACGCGACGGTTGCCTGGCAGATGGCGTTCTACTCGCTTCCATTTCGAGAGGGCGACCGGATCCTGACCGCCGAAGCGGAGTACGCCGCCAACTATGTTGCGTTCCTTCAGGTTGCCCAGCGCACAGGCGCAGTCATCGATGTAGTGCCGAGCGACGCGACGGGCGAACTCGATGTCGGCGCGCTCGAACGCATGATCGACGAGCGCGTGAAGCTGATCGCCATCACCTGGGTTCCGACCAATGGCGGGCTGGTCAATCCCGCGGCGGCTGTCGGCAGGATTGCGCGAGCGCACGGCATTCCTTACCTGCTCGACGCCTGCCAGGCCGTCGGCCAGATGGCGGTCGATGTCGAAACGATCGGTTGCGACATGCTGTCGGCCACGGGACGCAAATTCCTGCGTGGGCCGCGCGGCACGGGCTTTCTCTATGTCCGTCGCGCGCTATTGCAGCAGCTCGAGCCGCCCATGATCGATCATTTCGCGGCTCCCTGGGTTTCGCGAGATTCCTATCAACTGCGCGACGACGCACGCCGCTTCGAGACCTGGGAGAACAACTACGCGGCCCGGCTGGGGCTAGGCGCGGCGGTCGACTATGCCCTCGACATCGGAATGGCCTCGATCGAGCAGCGCTGCCGTGGGCTCGCGGAGCGTCTTCGCACTGGCCTTGCCGCCATCCCCGGCATCACCATTCGTGATCTCGGACGCCGTCCGGGCGCTATCGTCAGCTTCACCGTGGACGGACATGAGGCCGACACCATCGTCAGCAGTGCCGCTGCAGCCGGCATCACGATCGGCGCGTCAGATCCGGAGAGCACCCGCATTGATGCCGAAACGCGCTCGCTACCGCCACTCGTCCGCGCCTCCCCGCATTACTACAACACCGAAGCCGAGATTGATCGCCTCATCGACCACCTCGCAAGCGTCGCACGGCGATGA
- a CDS encoding Mth938-like domain-containing protein — protein sequence MAGDPNAPHFPRSAPIEAYGKGGFAFAGMSHRGSLLCLPDAIWAWDVNDPAKIDRYSLDRVFAAANGIDTLLVGTGTGLWLPPPELRQALKAVRVVLDTMQTGPAVRTYNIMIGERRRVAAALIAVP from the coding sequence ATGGCCGGCGATCCCAACGCACCGCATTTCCCGCGCTCGGCGCCGATCGAGGCCTATGGCAAAGGCGGCTTCGCCTTTGCCGGCATGTCGCATCGGGGATCGCTGTTGTGCTTGCCGGATGCGATCTGGGCCTGGGACGTGAACGATCCCGCGAAGATCGACCGCTACTCGCTGGACCGGGTGTTCGCGGCTGCCAACGGCATCGACACCCTTCTGGTCGGCACTGGAACCGGGCTCTGGCTGCCGCCGCCGGAGCTGCGCCAGGCTCTCAAGGCGGTGAGGGTGGTGCTGGACACGATGCAGACCGGCCCTGCCGTGCGCACCTATAACATCATGATCGGCGAGCGGCGGCGCGTCGCGGCTGCGCTGATCGCGGTACCATGA
- the secF gene encoding protein translocase subunit SecF, whose product MTQTVLIGLGVLIAILTVVAAFGWLPSLRIVPDDTHFDFTRFRRISFPISAALSIVAIVLFFTHGLNFGIDFRGGTLLEVRSKSGPADIAVMRTTLDGLRLGEVQIQQIGDAENVLIRVAEQPGGDAAQQEAVQKVRTALGDSVEYRRVEVVGPRVSGELLAFGMLGLMFAIIGILIYLWFRFEWQFALGAMIANVHDIVLTIGFMSISQVDFDLTSIAALLTILGYSLNDTVVIYDRIREMLRRYKKMPMPQLLNESINSTLSRSIITHVTVTLALLALLLFGGHAIHSFTAVMMFGVVLVGTYTSIFIAAPILIYLGVGEHREDAPDTDTPAKKSKA is encoded by the coding sequence GTGACTCAGACCGTTCTCATCGGGCTCGGCGTCCTCATTGCCATTCTCACCGTGGTCGCGGCGTTTGGCTGGCTGCCGTCGCTGCGCATCGTCCCCGACGATACGCATTTCGACTTCACGCGTTTCCGCCGCATCAGCTTTCCGATCTCGGCCGCGTTGTCGATCGTCGCAATCGTGCTGTTCTTCACCCATGGGCTGAATTTCGGCATCGATTTTCGCGGCGGCACGCTGCTGGAGGTCAGGTCGAAGTCGGGCCCCGCCGACATTGCGGTGATGCGCACGACGCTGGATGGCCTGCGCCTGGGCGAAGTCCAGATTCAGCAAATCGGCGATGCCGAGAACGTCCTGATCCGCGTCGCGGAGCAGCCGGGTGGCGACGCCGCCCAGCAGGAAGCCGTGCAGAAGGTTCGCACCGCGCTTGGCGATTCCGTCGAATATCGCCGCGTCGAGGTGGTCGGCCCGCGCGTCTCCGGCGAATTGCTGGCCTTCGGCATGCTCGGCCTGATGTTCGCGATCATCGGAATCCTGATCTATCTCTGGTTCCGGTTCGAATGGCAGTTCGCCCTGGGCGCCATGATCGCCAACGTGCACGACATCGTGTTGACCATCGGCTTCATGTCGATCAGCCAGGTCGATTTCGACCTGACCAGCATCGCCGCGCTTCTGACCATTCTCGGCTATTCGCTCAACGACACCGTCGTCATCTACGATCGCATCCGCGAAATGCTGCGGCGCTACAAGAAGATGCCGATGCCGCAGCTGCTCAACGAGTCCATCAACTCGACGCTGTCGCGCTCGATCATCACCCACGTCACGGTCACGCTGGCCCTGCTCGCGCTGCTGCTGTTCGGCGGTCACGCCATCCACAGCTTCACCGCGGTGATGATGTTCGGCGTGGTGCTGGTTGGCACCTATACCTCGATCTTCATTGCGGCGCCGATCCTGATCTATCTCGGCGTCGGCGAGCATCGCGAAGACGCGCCCGACACGGATACGCCGGCGAAGAAAAGCAAGGCATGA
- a CDS encoding threonine ammonia-lyase: MADLSQITSCDLSGLAVAPGDIHAAAKVIHGAVVETPCSYSRTLSSICGCDIWLKFENLQFTSSFKERGALNRLTALTSEERARGVIAMSAGNHAQGVAYHAKRLGIPATIVMPVGTPMVKVENTRHHGAEVVVTGATLEEAAAFARSHGEARGMIFVHPYDDPLVIAGQGTVGLEMLKAVPELDTLVVPIGGGGLISGTAIAAKSIKPSVRILGVEAWLYPSMYNAIHDGNLPARGDTLAEGIAVKSPGKITTEIIRRLVDDIALVNEAELERAVATLISIEKTVVEGAGAAGLAALMSDSSRFAGQKVGLVLSGGNIDTRLIASVLTRELAREGRLTQLSLDIPDRPGQLAAVAALLAEAGANIIEVSHQRTFSDLPAKATLLQLVIETRDAAHLDEVMAKLSASGLSARCT, translated from the coding sequence ATGGCCGACTTGTCCCAAATCACGTCCTGCGATCTCAGCGGCCTTGCGGTCGCTCCCGGCGACATTCACGCCGCCGCCAAGGTCATCCACGGTGCCGTTGTCGAGACGCCCTGCAGCTACAGCCGGACGCTGAGCAGCATCTGCGGCTGCGACATCTGGCTCAAATTCGAGAACCTGCAGTTCACCTCCTCGTTCAAGGAGCGCGGCGCCCTCAATCGGCTCACGGCGCTGACGTCCGAGGAGCGTGCGCGGGGCGTCATCGCGATGTCGGCGGGCAACCATGCGCAGGGTGTCGCCTATCACGCCAAGCGTCTCGGCATCCCCGCAACCATCGTCATGCCCGTGGGCACGCCCATGGTGAAGGTCGAGAACACCCGGCATCACGGCGCGGAGGTGGTGGTCACCGGTGCGACGCTGGAGGAGGCGGCCGCGTTCGCGCGCAGTCACGGCGAAGCCCGCGGCATGATCTTCGTCCATCCCTACGACGATCCGCTCGTCATCGCGGGGCAGGGCACCGTCGGGCTGGAGATGCTGAAGGCCGTGCCGGAGCTCGACACGCTGGTCGTGCCGATCGGCGGCGGTGGGCTGATCAGCGGCACCGCCATTGCGGCGAAGTCGATCAAGCCTTCGGTGCGGATATTGGGCGTCGAGGCCTGGCTCTATCCCTCGATGTACAACGCCATCCATGATGGCAACCTGCCGGCGCGCGGCGACACGCTTGCCGAAGGCATCGCGGTCAAATCTCCGGGCAAGATCACCACCGAAATCATCCGCCGTCTCGTCGACGACATCGCGCTCGTCAATGAAGCCGAGCTCGAGCGCGCGGTCGCGACCCTGATCTCGATCGAGAAGACGGTGGTCGAGGGCGCCGGCGCCGCGGGCCTTGCCGCGCTGATGTCGGATTCATCTCGCTTTGCCGGCCAGAAAGTGGGCCTGGTGCTGAGCGGCGGCAACATCGATACCAGGCTGATCGCCTCCGTCCTCACGCGCGAACTCGCGCGGGAGGGACGGCTGACCCAATTGTCGCTCGATATCCCCGACCGGCCCGGGCAGCTCGCCGCAGTGGCAGCGCTATTGGCCGAAGCCGGCGCCAACATCATCGAGGTCTCGCATCAGCGGACGTTCTCGGACCTGCCGGCGAAGGCGACGCTGCTGCAACTCGTCATCGAGACCCGCGATGCCGCGCATCTCGATGAGGTCATGGCAAAGCTCAGTGCGTCCGGATTGAGCGCGCGCTGCACCTGA
- a CDS encoding LysM peptidoglycan-binding domain-containing M23 family metallopeptidase, producing the protein MSIVAELLYSRRVPQVAVLALISFSFAGCSADMSSRLSQSNFSNPFASDQTGSVQQAPPPQQRELPQYARPQTQPGHYQSQPLPPPAVSAPQSYPVAGGGGVSGGGRGVSSYAPPAQPHLETTATVPPRSVAAAQPTGGTKIIVGTSDTLDVLAKRYRVTPQAILAANGYKGPRALSPGQQLIIPHPATAAAPAPAMAPVAAATAAKPVAAIAAPPSTHFVNRGDTLASIARNNRISAAELARANGLDPSAKLKLGTKLTVPGAKTAAVAAPVAAAPVAAAPVAGTLQPVAAAPAPATKVATAAAPVQSARLAQATANVEEKPADAPAKAAEATGALPTFRWPVRGKVVTSYGAKTNGKSNDGINLAVPEGTPVKAAEDGVVAYSGNELKGYGNLVLVRHSNGYVTAYAHASELLVKRGDTIKRGQVIAKSGQSGEVASPQLHFEIRKGSSPVDPLQFLNGA; encoded by the coding sequence GCCGCAGGTCGCGGTGCTGGCGCTGATCTCCTTCAGTTTTGCAGGGTGCAGCGCCGACATGTCGTCGCGGCTGTCTCAGTCGAACTTCTCCAATCCCTTTGCCTCTGATCAGACCGGATCGGTGCAGCAGGCCCCGCCGCCGCAGCAGCGCGAGCTGCCGCAATATGCCCGGCCGCAGACGCAACCCGGCCATTATCAGTCACAGCCCCTGCCGCCGCCGGCGGTATCGGCGCCGCAGTCCTACCCCGTCGCGGGTGGTGGCGGCGTGTCCGGAGGCGGCCGCGGCGTCAGCTCCTATGCGCCCCCGGCGCAGCCGCATCTGGAGACCACGGCCACCGTGCCGCCGCGCTCGGTCGCGGCTGCCCAGCCGACCGGCGGCACCAAGATCATCGTCGGCACCAGCGACACGCTCGACGTGCTCGCCAAGCGCTATCGCGTCACGCCGCAGGCGATCCTGGCCGCCAACGGTTACAAGGGGCCGCGCGCGCTCTCGCCCGGCCAGCAGCTGATCATTCCGCATCCGGCCACCGCTGCAGCGCCTGCGCCGGCAATGGCTCCCGTTGCGGCGGCAACTGCAGCCAAGCCCGTGGCCGCCATCGCTGCGCCGCCGAGCACGCACTTCGTCAACCGGGGTGACACGCTCGCCAGCATCGCGCGTAACAACCGCATCTCGGCGGCCGAGCTCGCACGTGCCAACGGCCTCGACCCGTCCGCCAAGCTCAAGCTCGGCACCAAGCTGACGGTGCCGGGAGCCAAGACTGCTGCTGTTGCAGCGCCCGTTGCTGCGGCTCCGGTCGCGGCTGCGCCGGTGGCCGGAACGCTCCAGCCCGTCGCGGCCGCTCCGGCGCCCGCCACCAAGGTGGCAACTGCCGCCGCGCCCGTGCAGAGCGCGCGTCTGGCCCAGGCCACGGCCAATGTCGAGGAGAAGCCCGCCGATGCGCCTGCGAAGGCAGCGGAGGCCACGGGCGCGCTGCCGACCTTCCGCTGGCCGGTGCGCGGCAAGGTGGTCACGAGCTACGGCGCCAAGACCAATGGCAAGTCCAACGACGGCATCAATCTCGCGGTGCCCGAGGGCACGCCGGTCAAGGCCGCCGAAGACGGCGTCGTCGCTTACTCCGGCAACGAGCTGAAGGGTTACGGCAATCTGGTCCTGGTTCGGCACTCCAACGGCTACGTCACCGCATATGCCCATGCGAGTGAGCTGTTGGTGAAGCGCGGCGATACCATCAAGCGCGGTCAGGTCATTGCCAAGTCGGGTCAATCCGGGGAAGTGGCGTCGCCGCAGCTTCACTTCGAGATCCGCAAGGGATCGAGCCCGGTTGACCCGCTTCAATTCCTGAACGGAGCGTGA
- a CDS encoding ATP-binding protein: MPKKASKSPVGKGPSTPARKPARVAAKRPTMASKANFEAAPNLSQERIVRALETIAAHLSARGKPAVETESFERADAYVWHPDGRLAAVPRVSRVELFLLKGVDRMRDILMENTERFANGLPANNALLWGARGMGKSSLVKAAHASINAQRKPADRLKLIEIHREDIETLPMLMEKLRDASFHFIVFIDDLSFDGNDASYKSLKAVLEGGIEGRPENVILYATSNRRHLLARDMIENERSTAINPGEAVEEKVSLSDRFGLWLGFHRCSQDEYLAMVRGYCGHFGIEVDDEALEREALEWSTTRGSRSGRVAWQFVQELAGRLGVKLAGK, from the coding sequence ATGCCCAAAAAAGCAAGCAAAAGCCCGGTCGGCAAAGGCCCCAGCACCCCTGCCCGCAAGCCCGCCCGCGTCGCGGCAAAACGCCCCACGATGGCCTCCAAGGCAAACTTCGAGGCAGCCCCGAACCTCTCGCAGGAGCGCATCGTGCGCGCGCTGGAGACCATCGCGGCGCACCTCTCGGCTCGGGGCAAGCCGGCGGTCGAGACCGAGTCGTTCGAGCGGGCGGATGCCTATGTCTGGCACCCTGACGGCCGCCTTGCCGCCGTGCCGCGGGTGAGCCGCGTCGAGTTGTTCCTGCTGAAGGGCGTCGACCGGATGCGCGACATCCTGATGGAGAACACCGAGCGCTTCGCCAATGGCTTGCCCGCCAACAACGCCCTGCTCTGGGGTGCGCGCGGCATGGGCAAGTCGTCGCTGGTGAAGGCCGCGCATGCCAGCATCAACGCCCAGCGCAAGCCGGCCGACAGGCTGAAGTTGATCGAGATCCACCGCGAGGACATCGAAACGCTTCCGATGCTGATGGAGAAGCTTCGCGACGCCAGCTTCCACTTCATCGTGTTCATCGACGACCTCTCCTTCGACGGCAACGATGCGTCGTACAAGTCGCTCAAAGCCGTGCTCGAAGGCGGCATCGAGGGCCGGCCCGAGAACGTCATCCTCTATGCCACCTCCAACCGCCGCCATCTGCTGGCGCGCGACATGATCGAGAACGAGCGTTCGACCGCGATCAATCCCGGCGAAGCGGTCGAAGAGAAGGTCTCGCTGTCGGATCGCTTCGGCCTCTGGCTCGGCTTCCACCGTTGCAGCCAAGACGAATATCTCGCCATGGTGCGCGGCTATTGCGGCCATTTCGGCATTGAGGTCGACGACGAGGCGCTGGAGCGCGAGGCGCTGGAATGGTCGACCACGCGCGGCTCGCGCTCGGGCCGCGTAGCATGGCAGTTCGTGCAGGAGCTGGCGGGCCGGCTCGGCGTGAAGCTCGCGGGGAAATAG
- the secD gene encoding protein translocase subunit SecD, with translation MLYFTRWKALGIILTALIVCLCAVPNFFPEAQVKSWPAWAQRRLVLGLDLQGGSYLLLEVDSNYVKKERLDQVRDDVRRTLRDAKIGFTGGVTVRNDAVEVRITKESDAQSALAKLRELSQPLGGLMGSSGQRDLEVTDAGGGVIRLSVPQAAILDRLRKTIEQSIQIVERRVNELGTVEPVIQRQGNDRILVQVPGLQDPTRLKELLGKTAKMEFRMVDASVPPDQAQQGRVPPESELLMSASPPPTPYVVKKQVLVAGGDLTDAQASFDQRTGEPVVSFKFNTSGARKFAQATQENVGLPFAIVLDNKVISAPVIREPITGGQGQISGNFTVQSANDLAILLRAGALPAPLTVVEERTVGPGLGQDSIEKGELAAYVGSILVIIFMLVTYRLFGVFANIAVAINVAMIFGLLSLLNATLTLPGIAGIVLTVGIAVDSNVLIYERIREELRGGRNAISAIDAGFKRALATILDSNITTFIAAAVLFYIGTGPVRGFAVTLGIGIITTVFTAFTLTRLIVAWWVRWKRPQSVPI, from the coding sequence ATGTTGTATTTCACGCGGTGGAAGGCGCTGGGGATCATCCTGACGGCGCTGATCGTGTGCCTCTGCGCGGTCCCCAATTTCTTCCCCGAGGCGCAGGTCAAGTCCTGGCCCGCCTGGGCGCAGCGCAGGCTGGTGCTCGGCCTCGATCTCCAGGGCGGCTCCTATCTGCTGCTCGAGGTCGATTCCAACTACGTGAAGAAGGAGAGGCTCGACCAGGTCCGCGACGACGTCCGCCGGACGCTGCGCGACGCCAAGATCGGCTTCACCGGCGGCGTGACCGTGCGCAACGACGCCGTCGAAGTCCGCATCACCAAGGAATCCGATGCGCAGTCCGCGCTCGCCAAGCTGCGGGAGCTGTCCCAGCCGCTGGGCGGCCTCATGGGATCCAGCGGTCAGCGCGACCTCGAGGTAACCGATGCCGGCGGCGGGGTGATCCGTCTGAGCGTCCCGCAGGCCGCGATACTCGATCGCCTGCGCAAGACCATCGAGCAATCGATCCAGATCGTCGAGCGCCGCGTCAACGAGCTCGGCACCGTCGAGCCGGTGATCCAGCGCCAGGGCAACGACCGCATCCTGGTGCAGGTGCCCGGTCTCCAGGACCCGACCCGGCTGAAGGAGCTGCTGGGCAAGACCGCGAAGATGGAATTCCGCATGGTCGACGCCTCCGTGCCGCCGGATCAGGCGCAGCAGGGCAGGGTGCCGCCGGAATCCGAGCTCTTGATGAGTGCCTCGCCACCGCCGACACCCTACGTGGTCAAGAAGCAGGTGCTGGTGGCCGGCGGTGATCTGACCGACGCCCAGGCAAGTTTCGACCAGCGCACGGGCGAGCCGGTCGTCAGCTTCAAGTTCAATACCTCGGGCGCCCGCAAATTCGCGCAGGCCACACAGGAGAACGTGGGACTGCCGTTCGCCATCGTGCTCGACAACAAGGTGATCTCGGCGCCCGTCATCCGGGAGCCCATCACAGGCGGCCAGGGTCAGATCTCCGGCAATTTCACTGTGCAATCGGCCAACGATCTCGCGATTCTTTTGCGCGCCGGCGCGCTGCCCGCGCCGCTGACCGTGGTCGAGGAGCGCACCGTCGGCCCGGGTCTCGGCCAGGACTCGATCGAGAAGGGCGAGCTTGCGGCTTACGTCGGCTCGATCCTGGTCATCATCTTCATGCTGGTGACCTATCGGCTCTTCGGCGTGTTCGCCAACATTGCCGTGGCCATCAACGTCGCCATGATCTTCGGCCTGTTGTCGCTGCTCAACGCCACGCTGACGCTGCCGGGCATCGCCGGCATCGTGCTCACCGTCGGCATCGCGGTCGATTCCAACGTGCTGATCTACGAGCGCATCCGCGAGGAATTGCGGGGCGGCCGCAACGCCATCTCGGCGATCGACGCCGGCTTCAAGCGGGCGCTCGCGACCATCCTCGATTCCAACATCACCACCTTCATCGCTGCCGCGGTGCTGTTCTACATCGGCACCGGCCCGGTGCGCGGTTTTGCCGTGACGCTCGGCATCGGCATCATCACCACGGTGTTCACCGCCTTCACCCTGACCCGGCTGATCGTCGCCTGGTGGGTGCGGTGGAAGCGGCCGCAGAGCGTGCCGATCTAG